In Rutidosis leptorrhynchoides isolate AG116_Rl617_1_P2 chromosome 2, CSIRO_AGI_Rlap_v1, whole genome shotgun sequence, one genomic interval encodes:
- the LOC139893407 gene encoding zinc finger CCCH domain-containing protein 48-like isoform X2 has product MDYDGGKRVFNRLGPAQHQNDNRNQKVCYHWRAGNCNRFPCPFLHRELSAPVNGTASSKRPYGSGFAMDDERSTGARRGGSNTWGRGGGRGGINNEFSKINNNKNINKKDKLCNFWVKGNCSFGDKCRYIHSWSTGCFGMLTHLEGHQKIVSGIALPAGSDKLYTGSKDETVRVWDCQSGQCAGVINVGGEVGCMLSEGPWMFIGLPNLVKAWNVQTNAELSLSGPVGQVYSLVAGSDLLFAGIQDGNILAWKYNTVTNCFEPAASFQGHTAAVVTLVVGANRLYSGSMDSSIRVWNLENLQCLQTLTDHTSVVMSVLCWDQFLLSCSLDKTIKVWAATDSGNLEVTYTHTEEHATPQGVASVGIESGSPLEIPKHPTIRPPLGVFWVC; this is encoded by the exons ATGGATTACGATGGCGGAAAACGAGTTTTTAATCGATTAGGTCCAGCTCAACATCAAAACGACAACCGAAATCAAAAAGTATGTTATCATTGGAGAGCCGGAAACTGTAATCGATTCCCGTGTCCTTTTTTACACCGGGAATTATCGGCGCCGGTAAATGGAACGGCGTCGTCTAAACGGCCGTACGGTAGTGGTTTTGCGATGGATGATGAACGATCAACGGGGGCACGGCGTGGCGGTAGTAATACATGGGGCCGTGGTGGTGGTAGAGGAGGGATAAATAATGAAtttagtaaaattaataataataaaaatattaataagaaAGACAAGTTATGTAATTTTTGGGTGAAAGGAAACTGTAGTTTTGGAGATAAATGCAGATATATTCATTCATGGTCTACTGGATGCTTTGGTATGTTGACTCATCTTGAAGGCCATCAAAAG ATTGTGAGTGGTATTGCATTACCGGCTGGGTCAGATAAGTTGTATACAGGGAGTAAAGATGAGACTGTGAGGGTTTGGGATTGCCAGTCTGGACAG TGTGCAGGGGTTATTAACGTTGGTGGTGAAGTAGGCTGTATGCTTAGTGAAGGTCCATGGATGTTTATTGGCTTACCAAATCTTGTCAAG GCATGGAATGTGCAAACAAATGCCGAACTAAGTCTTAGTGGGCCAGTTGGGCAAGTATATTCCTTGGTTGCAGGAAGCGATTTACTCTTCGCCGGTATACAG gatgggaatatattggCTTGGAAGTATAATACGGTTACGAACTGCTTTGAACCAGCTGCTTCATTTCAAGGACACACAGCGGCTGTTGTGACACTAGTCGTTGGAGCTAATAGATTATACTCTGGTTCGATGGACTCGTCTATACGA GTCTGGAACCTTGAAAATTTACAGTGTCTACAGACGTTGACAGATCATACTTCTGTTGTTATGTCCGTTCTTTGCTGGGATCAGTTTCTTTTATCATGCTCATTGGATAAAACTATCAAG GTGTGGGCTGCTACAGACAGTGGGAACTTGGAAGTAACTTACACACATACTGAGGAACAT GCAACGCCCCAAGGTGTAGCTAGTGTGGGGATTGAATCTGGGTCTCCTTTAGAGATTCCCAAGCATCCAACCATTAGGCCACCCCTTGGGGTTTTTTG GGTCTGCTAG
- the LOC139893407 gene encoding zinc finger CCCH domain-containing protein 48-like isoform X1: protein MDYDGGKRVFNRLGPAQHQNDNRNQKVCYHWRAGNCNRFPCPFLHRELSAPVNGTASSKRPYGSGFAMDDERSTGARRGGSNTWGRGGGRGGINNEFSKINNNKNINKKDKLCNFWVKGNCSFGDKCRYIHSWSTGCFGMLTHLEGHQKIVSGIALPAGSDKLYTGSKDETVRVWDCQSGQCAGVINVGGEVGCMLSEGPWMFIGLPNLVKAWNVQTNAELSLSGPVGQVYSLVAGSDLLFAGIQDGNILAWKYNTVTNCFEPAASFQGHTAAVVTLVVGANRLYSGSMDSSIRVWNLENLQCLQTLTDHTSVVMSVLCWDQFLLSCSLDKTIKVWAATDSGNLEVTYTHTEEHGLLVLCGMHDLESKPVLLCSCNDNSVHAYDLPSFTERGKIFAKEEIRSIHGGPNIFFTGDGTGEVRVWQWLADQSATPS from the exons ATGGATTACGATGGCGGAAAACGAGTTTTTAATCGATTAGGTCCAGCTCAACATCAAAACGACAACCGAAATCAAAAAGTATGTTATCATTGGAGAGCCGGAAACTGTAATCGATTCCCGTGTCCTTTTTTACACCGGGAATTATCGGCGCCGGTAAATGGAACGGCGTCGTCTAAACGGCCGTACGGTAGTGGTTTTGCGATGGATGATGAACGATCAACGGGGGCACGGCGTGGCGGTAGTAATACATGGGGCCGTGGTGGTGGTAGAGGAGGGATAAATAATGAAtttagtaaaattaataataataaaaatattaataagaaAGACAAGTTATGTAATTTTTGGGTGAAAGGAAACTGTAGTTTTGGAGATAAATGCAGATATATTCATTCATGGTCTACTGGATGCTTTGGTATGTTGACTCATCTTGAAGGCCATCAAAAG ATTGTGAGTGGTATTGCATTACCGGCTGGGTCAGATAAGTTGTATACAGGGAGTAAAGATGAGACTGTGAGGGTTTGGGATTGCCAGTCTGGACAG TGTGCAGGGGTTATTAACGTTGGTGGTGAAGTAGGCTGTATGCTTAGTGAAGGTCCATGGATGTTTATTGGCTTACCAAATCTTGTCAAG GCATGGAATGTGCAAACAAATGCCGAACTAAGTCTTAGTGGGCCAGTTGGGCAAGTATATTCCTTGGTTGCAGGAAGCGATTTACTCTTCGCCGGTATACAG gatgggaatatattggCTTGGAAGTATAATACGGTTACGAACTGCTTTGAACCAGCTGCTTCATTTCAAGGACACACAGCGGCTGTTGTGACACTAGTCGTTGGAGCTAATAGATTATACTCTGGTTCGATGGACTCGTCTATACGA GTCTGGAACCTTGAAAATTTACAGTGTCTACAGACGTTGACAGATCATACTTCTGTTGTTATGTCCGTTCTTTGCTGGGATCAGTTTCTTTTATCATGCTCATTGGATAAAACTATCAAG GTGTGGGCTGCTACAGACAGTGGGAACTTGGAAGTAACTTACACACATACTGAGGAACAT GGTCTGCTAGTATTATGCGGGATGCATGATCTAGAATCCAAGCCGGTATTGCTGTGCTCTTGCAACGACAACTCTGTTCATGCTTATGACTTGCCCTC GTTTACCGAAAGGGGGAAGATATTTGCGAAAGAAGAGATACGATCTATACACGGTGGTCCCAACATATTTTTCACGGGAGATGGAACCGGAGAGGTTAGAGTTTGGCAGTGGTTGGCTGACCAATCAGCCACCCCATCTTGA